The genome window GCCTCGCAGCTGCTCGAGATGCTGTTCTCGCCGGAAGACGCGATGTACATGGGCGCCGATGTGCCCCAGTCTTACAGCGCCGATCCCGACGACTTCATCGGCACGACCTCGCAGCGCCACTCGTCTTCCGATGAGGATGTGCTCAACGAGCTGCTTGGTGCCATGAGCGATTCCGGCTTCGGCATCACCGACGAGGAGACCGAGAGGCTCGAGAACACGCAAGACGATGACGGTCTGATTGGCTAGAATTGTCAAGCGTTTTCGGCTGTGATATCTAGACGGGAATCCCCTGGTCATTGTGACCAGGGGATTCGTGCGTGATAGAGTATGAAAAAGTTTGGATACACCCGGGTGCGTGGCGTTTGACAGCCTTGGATTAGACGGGTAGTCTACCGCCTTGCGCTTTTGAAACCTGCAAAAGCACCACAACGGTAAACCGGTAGCAAAACGAAAGGAACTACATTGCCTACCATTAATCAGTTGGTCCGCAAGGGCCGCGCGAAGGCAGTCGACAAATCCAAGTCGCCCGCCCTCAAGGGCAATCCCCAGAAGCGTGGGGTTTGCACGCGCGTCTACACCGCAACCCCCAAGAAGCCGAACTCGGCTCTTCGCAAGGTTGCCCGTGTCCGTCTTGTCAACGGCATGGAAGTCACCGCTTACATCCCCGGCATTGGTCACAACCTGCAGGAGCACTCGATGGTGCTCATCCGCGGCGGCCGTGTTAAGGACCTTCCCGGTGTCCGCTACAAGATCATCCGCGGTACGCTCGATACCGCTTCCGTGTCCGACCGTGCTCAGGCCCGTAGCCGCTACGGCGCCAAGAAGCCCAAGAACTAAAGAAAGGGGAGATTGAGAAATGCCACGTCGTTCAGCTGCAGTACGCCGCGAGATTACTCCGGATGCCGTATACAACAACCGCCTTGTCACGCAGCTCATCAACAAGATCCTGCTCGACGGCAAGCGTTCGACCGCCGAGAGCATCGTCTACGGCGCCTTTGACATCGTCGAGGCAAAGACCGGCGAAGATCCCCTGAGCGTCTTCAAGAAGGCCATGGACAACGTCCGTCCCACGGTTGAGGTCAAGCCTCGCCGCGTCGGTGGCGCCACGTACCAGGTCCCGACCGAGGTCAACTCCCGTCGTGCCACGACGCTCGCCATCCGCTGGATCGTCGGCTACTCGCGCGACCGCAAGGAGTGCAGCATGGCCGAGCGCCTCGCGAACGAGATCATGGACGCTTCCAATGGTCTGGGCGCATCCGTCAAGAAGCGCGAGGACGTCTACAAGATGGCCGAGTCCAATCGCGCCTTCTCTCACTATCGCTGGTAGGAGGTATACACAATGGCAACGAAGAAAACTCCGCTTGAGGATACCCGCAATATCGGCATCATGGCTCACATTGATGCCGGCAAGACCACCACGACCGAGCGCATCCTCTACTACACGGGCAAGACCCACAAGATCGGCGAGGTCCACGACGGCGCTGCGACCATGGACTGGATGGTCCAGGAGCAGGAGCGTGGCGTAACCATCACCTCTGCTGCCACCACGTGCTTCTGGGAGAAGGACGGCACGCCCTATCGCATCCAGATCATCGACACCCCGGGCCACGTCGACTTCACCTCCGAGGTCGAGCGTTCCCTGCGCGTCCTCGATGGCGCTGTCGCCGTGTTCGACGCCGTCGCCGGTGTTCAGCCGCAGTCCGAGACGGTCTGGCGTCAGGCTTCGCGCTACGAGGTCCCTCGCATCGCCTTCATCAACAAGTACGACCGCATCGGTGCCAACTACTTCCACGCGATCGACACCATGAGGGATCGCCTGGGTGCGCATGCCATCGCCGCTCAGGTTCCCATGGGCGAGGAAGACCACTTCTGGGGCGTCATCGACCTCGTCACCATGACTGCATGGGACTTCAAAGCCGATGACAAGGGCATGACCTACCCTGAGCCCATGGACGCCATCCCCGACGAGTTCGTTGACATCGTCGAGGAGCGTCGCGCCGAGCTGCTCGAGGCTGCCGCCGATTACGACGACGAGCTTATGGAGCTCGTCCTCATGGACGAGGAGATTCCCGTCGACCTACTCAAGAAGGCCCTGCGCGCTGGCGTTCTCGCCAACGACCTCAACCTCGTGTTCGTGGGCTCCGCCTACAAGAACAAGGGCGTCCAGGAGCTGCTCGACGCAGTCGTCGACTACCTGCCCAGCCCGCTCGACGTGCCGCCTGTCGTCGGCATCAATCCCGACACGGACCAGGAGGAGGAGCGCAAGCCTTCCAACAAGGAGCCGTTCTCGTCTCTGGCGTTCAAGATCATGACCGACCCCTATGTCGGCAAGCTCACCTACCTGCGCGTCTATTCGGGCCGTCTAGATTCCGGCTCCTACGTCATCAATGCCAACAACGGCAAGAAGGAGCGCATCGGTCGTATCCTCGAGATGCATTCCAACGAGCAGCATGACGTCGATTACTGCTCCACGGGTGACATCGTCGCAGCTGTCGGCCTCAAGAACACGACGACCGGCGAGTCCCTGTGCGATGAGGACCATCCCATCATCCTCGAGTCCATGGATTTCCCCGATCCCGTTATCGACATCGCCGTCGAGCCCAAGACCAAGGCCGAGCAGGACAAGCTCGCCGTGGGTCTGCAGAAGCTCGCCGAGGAGGACCCGACCTTCCAGGTCCACACCGACGAGGAGACCGGCCAGACCATCATCGCCGGCATGGGCGAGCTGCACCTTGAAATCATTATCGACCGTCTGACCCGCGAGTTCAAGGTCGAGGCAAACGTCGGCAAGCCGCGTGTTGCCTATCGTGAGAAGCCGGGTCACGAGGTCCTCAACGTTCAGGGCAAGTTCGTCCGCCAGTCCGGTGGTCGCGGCCAGTACGGCGACGCCATCATCAACATGCGTCCGGGCGAGCCGGGTTCTGGCTTCACCTTCGAGAACAAGATCGTCGGCGGTGCGATTCCCAAGGAATACATCCCGTCCGTCGAGAAGGGCATCGAGGAGGCTCTGCAGAGCGGTGTCATCGCCGGTTATCCCGTCCTCGACGTCGCTGTCGAGCTTGTCGACGGTTCCTACCACGATGTCGACTCCTCCGAGGCCGCATTCAAGGTCGCTGGCTCCATGGCCATCAAGGAGGCCCTGCGCAAGTCCGATCCGATCCTGCTCGAGCCTGTCGAGAGCGTCGAGGTCGAGACGCCCAAGGAGTACATGGGCGACGTCATGGGCAACCTGAACTCCCGTCGTGGTCAGATTCAGGGTCAGGAGGAGCGCGGCAACGCGACTGCCATCATCGCGCTCGTTCCGCTGTCCGAGATGTTTGGTTACGCGACCGACCTGCGTTCTGCCACGCAGGGCCGTGCGTCCTACAACATGCAGTTCGACTCCTATCGCCCTGTTCCCAAGAGCGTGTCCGAGGAGATCATCAAGAAGGCTGGCGGCAGCGCCGAGTAGCGCGAATCCGCTTGATATATGGAGGTTTGAGTTAAGTGGCCAACAAGAAGCAAAAGATTCGCATCAGGCTCAAGGGCTACGATCACGAGATCGTCGACAAGTCGACCAAGCTCATCGTCGAGACCGCAGCCAAGACCGGTGCGCGCATCAGCGGTCCCATCCCGCTGCCGACCGAGCGTAACCTGTACACCGTCATCCGCTCGCCGCACGTCAACAAGGATTCGCGCGAGCAGTTCGAGATGCGCACGCACAAGCGCCTCATCGACATCCTCGATCCGACGCCCAACACCGTCGACTCGCTCATGCGTCTCGACCTGCCGGCTGGCGTCGACATCGAAATCAAGCTCTAGGGTATAGAGCAAGCGCCGCTACGCATTAACGCGACGGCTATCGAGGGGAGCGTCCGCAGGGAAACCTGCGGCGCTCTCTTTGTGTTGGGGGAGCTATCTAGCAGCTTTTAATCAATTCTTTTTTCTCGCAGCTGGGAAGAATCGCTCTGCTTGACCGTCTAAAGCCGTCAAGCGGCGCATTTTTCCCAACCACATGCTCTTGCCATAAAGAAAGGAGCCCCGAGAGGCTCCTTTTTGAAGATCGCGTTTCCACGTGCGCTTTTCCTTGGCGCGATTGTACTTCGTGTCGCCGTGCACGCCATGTCCGCACGCGAAGGCGTTGTAGTACGGCTTGCGCGCGAGCGTTGCCTCTTCGGCGCTTTGCCGCCAGACGACGTCGCCCTTCGGCACGCGATTGCGCCTGTTGCCTGCGCGCTTGCCATGCTTCTTCGACATCAGCCTCACCTCCTCTGTTTGCCATTTGGGATGATGCCTTTGCATTATATCGCCGTATGCCTTATTGCGAGCCAAACGCCCCTGACACCTCGGCATAGTCGATGCCCCTTGTCTCGGCTATCTGTTCGAAGAGCTCGTCGCAGTCGAGAACCTTGATTGACGAGTGCGCGAAGCCGTCCTTGTCGCGCGTGATGATGGCATCAGCCTTGACCTTGAGCGCCGTCTGGAACACGAAGGCGTCCTCAAGATCTTCGAAGGCGCAGCGCGCAACGCAATCGTAGTCGTCGTCATCCGTCGCGTAGATGTGCAGCATCTTCCTGAGCGCGAGCATGGTCTCCTGAACGTAGCCTGTCAGCGCGGGCTTGCCCCCGTCGCTCATGACGTAGATGAGGTCGCTGATTTGCGAGGTGCCGATCCACAGCTCGAACTCGTTGACATACCCCAGTGCCATGAGGAGCTCCGCCCTGGCGTTGAAGGGTTCCCGCTTGGCGAGGTAATCGATGAGGATGTTCGTGTCGACAACGAAGCGGGTACCAGCAAGCATCTATTTCTCGCTTCCATCGCTTGGAACGAAGCCACGCGCCGCGAGTTTGCTGCGCTTTATCTCCGTGTCGCTCATGTGGGTGAAGTTGTTTTGCCGGGGGATGCTCTGGACGAAGGCGAGCGCCTCGTGTAGCTGCGCGTTGTTTGCCGGCTTGGCCGAAGCTCTCTCGAAGGGGGTCGCGTTCTGTGCGATGAGGTAGTCATAGAGCTGATTGATGGCCTGCGATGCGCTCATGCCCAGTGAATTGAGCACGCTGTTGCCCGCTCGCTTCTTCGCCTGTGACATCCTTCCCGTGACCATTGCGTCTGCCATGACGACTCCAATCGTTGTATGTACAACATTCAGTATAGCACGCTGCGCAAGCAAAATACGTCAGATACCTGGCATCCGCCGACATATGTGCGCGCAGGCAGGCTGTCGAGCGGAGGTACAAGGGAGCGCGCCGTAAAGACCGCGAAGCGGGCTGTCGGGAAGCGACCGTCGGAGCGAGGCGTCCTGCCTGCGCGCACTCTCCGGCAGGACGCAAGTTTCTTCCGTGTCCGGCTGTCGCTGCGATGCCCGCATCCTCCCAAAATACTTCTGGCTTTCGTCCTGCAGGTGGGGTAATATATCGAACGCTGTGCATTTTGACGCAGTGTGTCTATCTCCTGGCGCAAATCTCACGTGCAAAGGGAGGAGGCTCGAAGCCGCGATCCGCTGAGAGAAAGCCAGATGCTTTCCGCCTCAAGATCGCCTGACAGTAAGGTTGGTAATGGTCAACACGATTCTCGGCCGCAAGCTGGGTATGACGC of Coriobacteriia bacterium contains these proteins:
- a CDS encoding 30S ribosomal protein S12; translation: MPTINQLVRKGRAKAVDKSKSPALKGNPQKRGVCTRVYTATPKKPNSALRKVARVRLVNGMEVTAYIPGIGHNLQEHSMVLIRGGRVKDLPGVRYKIIRGTLDTASVSDRAQARSRYGAKKPKN
- a CDS encoding 30S ribosomal protein S7, whose protein sequence is MPRRSAAVRREITPDAVYNNRLVTQLINKILLDGKRSTAESIVYGAFDIVEAKTGEDPLSVFKKAMDNVRPTVEVKPRRVGGATYQVPTEVNSRRATTLAIRWIVGYSRDRKECSMAERLANEIMDASNGLGASVKKREDVYKMAESNRAFSHYRW
- the fusA gene encoding elongation factor G — its product is MATKKTPLEDTRNIGIMAHIDAGKTTTTERILYYTGKTHKIGEVHDGAATMDWMVQEQERGVTITSAATTCFWEKDGTPYRIQIIDTPGHVDFTSEVERSLRVLDGAVAVFDAVAGVQPQSETVWRQASRYEVPRIAFINKYDRIGANYFHAIDTMRDRLGAHAIAAQVPMGEEDHFWGVIDLVTMTAWDFKADDKGMTYPEPMDAIPDEFVDIVEERRAELLEAAADYDDELMELVLMDEEIPVDLLKKALRAGVLANDLNLVFVGSAYKNKGVQELLDAVVDYLPSPLDVPPVVGINPDTDQEEERKPSNKEPFSSLAFKIMTDPYVGKLTYLRVYSGRLDSGSYVINANNGKKERIGRILEMHSNEQHDVDYCSTGDIVAAVGLKNTTTGESLCDEDHPIILESMDFPDPVIDIAVEPKTKAEQDKLAVGLQKLAEEDPTFQVHTDEETGQTIIAGMGELHLEIIIDRLTREFKVEANVGKPRVAYREKPGHEVLNVQGKFVRQSGGRGQYGDAIINMRPGEPGSGFTFENKIVGGAIPKEYIPSVEKGIEEALQSGVIAGYPVLDVAVELVDGSYHDVDSSEAAFKVAGSMAIKEALRKSDPILLEPVESVEVETPKEYMGDVMGNLNSRRGQIQGQEERGNATAIIALVPLSEMFGYATDLRSATQGRASYNMQFDSYRPVPKSVSEEIIKKAGGSAE
- a CDS encoding 30S ribosomal protein S10, producing MANKKQKIRIRLKGYDHEIVDKSTKLIVETAAKTGARISGPIPLPTERNLYTVIRSPHVNKDSREQFEMRTHKRLIDILDPTPNTVDSLMRLDLPAGVDIEIKL
- a CDS encoding PIN domain nuclease; translation: MLAGTRFVVDTNILIDYLAKREPFNARAELLMALGYVNEFELWIGTSQISDLIYVMSDGGKPALTGYVQETMLALRKMLHIYATDDDDYDCVARCAFEDLEDAFVFQTALKVKADAIITRDKDGFAHSSIKVLDCDELFEQIAETRGIDYAEVSGAFGSQ
- a CDS encoding RelB/DinJ family addiction module antitoxin — protein: MADAMVTGRMSQAKKRAGNSVLNSLGMSASQAINQLYDYLIAQNATPFERASAKPANNAQLHEALAFVQSIPRQNNFTHMSDTEIKRSKLAARGFVPSDGSEK